The proteins below are encoded in one region of Pseudonocardia sp. DSM 110487:
- the hsaC gene encoding iron-dependent extradiol dioxygenase HsaC has product MVIQSLAYLRIAATDVAAWREFGLKVLGMVEGKGADPDALYLRMDDFPARIVILPGEKDRLAAVGWEVAHASALDEVRRALERAGVPFKEGTPAERAERRVDEMISFEDPTGNAQEVIHGAALEHRRVVSPYGHTFVTGEQGLGHIVLSTHDDEASLRFYRDVLGFKLRDSMRLPPQLVGRPADGPPAWLRFLGCNPRHHSLAFLPMPTPSGIVHIMVEVGNTDDVGLALDRAKRRKVPMAATLGRHVNDLMLSFYMKCPGGFDVEFGTEGRQVRDDARWVARESTAVSLWGHDFSVGAQK; this is encoded by the coding sequence ATCGTGATCCAGTCGTTGGCGTACCTGCGGATCGCGGCCACGGACGTCGCCGCGTGGCGCGAGTTCGGGCTCAAGGTGCTGGGCATGGTCGAGGGGAAGGGTGCCGACCCCGACGCGCTCTACCTGCGGATGGACGACTTCCCGGCCCGGATCGTCATCCTGCCCGGTGAGAAGGACCGGCTGGCCGCGGTCGGCTGGGAGGTTGCCCATGCTTCCGCGCTCGACGAGGTGCGGCGCGCACTGGAGCGGGCAGGGGTGCCGTTCAAGGAGGGCACTCCCGCCGAGCGGGCCGAGCGCCGGGTCGACGAGATGATCTCCTTCGAGGATCCGACGGGCAACGCCCAGGAGGTGATCCACGGCGCCGCGCTCGAGCACCGGCGGGTGGTGAGCCCCTACGGCCACACTTTCGTCACCGGCGAGCAGGGGCTCGGGCACATCGTGCTGTCCACGCACGACGACGAGGCCTCGCTGCGCTTCTACCGGGACGTGCTCGGCTTCAAGCTGCGCGACTCGATGCGGCTCCCGCCGCAGCTGGTCGGCCGCCCGGCGGACGGCCCGCCCGCGTGGCTGCGGTTCCTCGGCTGCAACCCGCGCCACCACAGCCTCGCGTTCCTGCCGATGCCCACGCCGAGCGGCATCGTCCACATCATGGTGGAGGTCGGGAACACCGACGACGTGGGTCTCGCGCTGGACCGGGCGAAGCGGCGCAAGGTGCCGATGGCGGCCACGCTCGGCCGGCACGTCAACGACCTGATGTTGTCGTTCTACATGAAGTGCCCCGGTGGGTTCGACGTCGAGTTCGGTACCGAGGGGCGGCAGGTGCGCGACGACGCGCGCTGGGTCGCCCGCGAGAGCACCGCCGTCAGCCTGTGGGGCCACGACTTCAGCGTGGGCGCCCAGAAGTGA
- the hsaB gene encoding 3-hydroxy-9,10-secoandrosta-1,3,5(10)-triene-9,17-dione monooxygenase reductase subunit, with protein MTLAAVDAVRFRQVLGRFCTGVTVVTAVDGGRPVGFACQAFAALSLDPPMVLFCPARTSATWRAIERSGRFCVNVLGAHQQELSQRFGRRDLGKFEGVHWAPSPAGAPVLDGALAWIDATIETVHDGGDHHVVHGRVTDLDCADGGDPPLLFYRGGYTVARDAAPAPAFDALLGWLGEDAWI; from the coding sequence GTGACGCTCGCCGCCGTCGACGCCGTTCGGTTCCGTCAGGTGCTGGGCCGCTTCTGCACCGGCGTCACGGTCGTGACGGCGGTGGACGGCGGGCGGCCGGTCGGCTTCGCCTGCCAGGCGTTCGCGGCGCTCTCCCTCGACCCACCCATGGTGCTGTTCTGCCCGGCGCGGACGTCTGCCACCTGGCGGGCGATCGAGCGGTCCGGGCGGTTCTGCGTCAACGTGCTCGGGGCGCACCAGCAGGAGCTGTCGCAGCGTTTCGGTCGCCGTGACCTCGGCAAGTTCGAGGGCGTGCACTGGGCACCTTCGCCTGCCGGTGCCCCGGTGCTCGACGGGGCACTGGCCTGGATCGACGCCACGATCGAGACCGTGCACGACGGCGGTGACCATCACGTCGTGCACGGGCGGGTCACGGACCTGGATTGTGCCGATGGGGGCGACCCGCCGCTGTTGTTCTACCGCGGCGGCTACACCGTCGCGCGGGACGCCGCACCGGCGCCCGCCTTCGACGCGCTGCTCGGGTGGCTGGGCGAGGACGCCTGGATCTGA
- a CDS encoding steroid 3-ketoacyl-CoA thiolase encodes MGNPVVVAAVRTPIGRRRGALSGLHAAEILGAALTGLIARTEIDPALVEQVIGGCVTQAGEQSNNITRTAWLHAKLPHTTAATTVDCQCGSAQQSTHLVAGLISTGAIDAGIACGVEAMSRVPLRANVGESAGVPRPQDWDIDLPNQYVAAERIAARRGLSREEVDRFGLASQARAARAWGEGRFSREVVPVDAPVLDADGIATGERRVVDRDEGLRDTSLEALSRLKPILDDGVHTAGTASQISDGASAVLLMDADRARELGLRPRARIVAQCVVGAEPYYHLDGPVQATERVLARSGMKIGDLDLCEVNEAFASVVLSWSSVHRPDPDRVNVNGGAIALGHPVGSTGTRLITTALHELERRDAATALVTMCAGGALATCTILERI; translated from the coding sequence ATGGGCAACCCAGTGGTCGTCGCGGCAGTGCGCACCCCGATCGGCAGGCGGCGCGGCGCGCTCTCGGGGCTGCACGCCGCCGAGATCCTCGGCGCCGCGCTCACGGGCCTGATCGCGCGCACCGAGATCGATCCCGCGCTCGTCGAGCAGGTGATCGGCGGCTGCGTCACGCAGGCCGGGGAGCAGTCGAACAACATCACCCGCACCGCATGGCTGCACGCCAAGCTGCCCCACACCACGGCCGCCACCACGGTCGACTGCCAGTGCGGCTCCGCCCAGCAGTCCACCCACCTCGTGGCCGGGTTGATCAGCACGGGCGCGATCGACGCGGGGATCGCCTGCGGGGTGGAGGCGATGAGCCGGGTGCCACTGCGGGCCAACGTCGGGGAGAGCGCGGGGGTTCCCCGGCCGCAGGACTGGGACATCGACCTGCCGAACCAGTACGTCGCCGCCGAGCGCATCGCGGCGCGCCGCGGGCTGAGCAGGGAGGAGGTCGACAGATTCGGCCTTGCCTCCCAGGCGAGAGCCGCCCGCGCATGGGGCGAGGGGCGGTTCTCGCGGGAGGTCGTGCCGGTCGACGCGCCTGTCCTCGACGCCGACGGGATCGCCACCGGCGAGCGCCGGGTCGTGGACCGCGACGAAGGGCTGCGCGACACGAGCCTCGAGGCCCTCTCCCGGCTGAAGCCGATCCTCGACGACGGCGTGCACACCGCGGGCACCGCGTCCCAGATCTCCGACGGCGCGTCCGCCGTGCTGCTCATGGACGCCGACCGCGCCCGCGAGCTCGGCCTGCGCCCGCGAGCCCGCATCGTCGCCCAGTGCGTGGTGGGCGCCGAGCCGTACTACCACCTCGACGGGCCCGTACAGGCCACCGAGCGCGTACTCGCCCGAAGCGGCATGAAGATCGGCGACCTCGACTTGTGCGAGGTCAACGAGGCGTTCGCCTCCGTCGTGCTGTCCTGGAGCAGCGTGCACCGGCCCGACCCGGACCGGGTCAACGTCAACGGCGGGGCCATCGCGCTGGGGCACCCGGTCGGCAGCACCGGTACCCGACTGATCACCACGGCCCTGCATGAGCTGGAGCGCCGCGACGCCGCCACCGCGCTCGTGACGATGTGCGCCGGGGGTGCGCTGGCCACCTGCACGATCCTGGAGCGCATCTGA
- a CDS encoding cytochrome P450 encodes MTQVRIPEGFDFTDPDAYAQGVPAAELAEMRRTAPVTWIPQRRGSAGFDDEGYWMVTRHTDVKAVSLDSTLYSSREKTAIVRHAEGTTPEQLDMQRLIMLNNDAPKHTALRRIVSRGFTPRAVAGLRDALAARAEKIVHTARSEGSGDFVTDVACELPLQAIAELLGIPQDDRRKIFDWSNQMVSYDDPEIEVEPLAAAMELLGYSMAMAEERKRCPMDDIVTALVKADIEGENLSADEFGFFVILLAVAGNETTRNAITHGMMAFLDHPEQWELYKAERPETAADEIVRWATPVMAFQRTATADTELGGQRIRKDDRVVMFYSSANFDEDVFEAPERFDITRSPNPHLGFGGRGAHYCIGANLARLEIDLIFNAIADHMPDITKAGEPRRLRSGWLNGIKEFPVRYA; translated from the coding sequence GTGACCCAGGTCCGGATCCCCGAGGGGTTCGACTTCACCGATCCCGACGCGTACGCCCAGGGCGTCCCGGCGGCTGAGTTGGCCGAGATGCGCCGGACGGCACCCGTCACGTGGATCCCCCAGCGCCGCGGCAGCGCGGGGTTCGACGACGAGGGCTACTGGATGGTCACCCGGCACACCGACGTGAAGGCGGTGTCGCTGGACAGCACGCTGTACTCCTCCCGCGAGAAGACGGCGATCGTCCGGCACGCCGAGGGCACCACGCCGGAGCAGCTGGACATGCAGCGGCTGATCATGCTGAACAACGACGCGCCGAAGCACACGGCGCTGCGCCGGATCGTCTCCCGCGGCTTCACCCCGCGGGCCGTGGCCGGGCTGCGCGACGCGCTCGCCGCGCGCGCCGAGAAGATCGTCCACACCGCCCGCAGCGAGGGATCGGGCGACTTCGTCACCGACGTCGCCTGCGAGCTGCCCCTGCAGGCCATCGCCGAGCTGCTCGGCATCCCCCAGGACGACCGCCGCAAGATCTTCGACTGGTCGAACCAGATGGTCTCCTACGACGACCCGGAGATCGAGGTGGAGCCCCTCGCCGCGGCCATGGAGCTGCTCGGCTACTCGATGGCGATGGCCGAGGAGCGCAAGCGCTGCCCGATGGACGACATCGTCACGGCGCTCGTCAAAGCCGACATCGAGGGCGAGAACCTGTCGGCGGACGAGTTCGGCTTCTTCGTCATCCTGCTCGCCGTCGCGGGCAACGAGACCACGCGCAACGCGATCACGCACGGGATGATGGCCTTCCTCGACCACCCCGAGCAGTGGGAGCTCTACAAGGCCGAGCGCCCCGAGACGGCGGCCGACGAGATCGTGCGCTGGGCCACGCCCGTGATGGCCTTCCAGCGCACCGCGACGGCCGACACCGAGCTCGGCGGCCAGCGGATCCGCAAGGACGACCGCGTCGTCATGTTCTACAGCTCCGCCAACTTCGACGAGGACGTCTTCGAGGCGCCGGAGCGCTTCGACATCACCCGCAGCCCCAACCCGCACCTCGGCTTCGGCGGCCGTGGCGCGCACTACTGCATCGGCGCCAACCTGGCCCGCCTCGAGATCGATCTGATCTTCAACGCGATCGCCGACCACATGCCCGACATCACCAAGGCCGGTGAGCCGCGCAGGCTGCGGTCGGGCTGGCTCAACGGGATCAAGGAATTCCCGGTCCGGTATGCCTGA
- a CDS encoding NDMA-dependent alcohol dehydrogenase, translating to MRTRAAALLEQPGKWQIIDVDIDEPGEHEVLVRFVAAGLCHSDDHATTGDMPVGKLPLIGGHEGAGVVEKVGPAVRSLAVGDHVVAQFVPSCGQCRACVSGGGNLCDLGMYALAGCMPDGTYRAHHDGADVGQMTMVGTFAQHAVVSEHSLTKVPDDIPFHVAALLSCGVPTGWCSAEYGAEVEAGDTVIVMGTGGVGMNAVQAAVTRGAAHVIAVDPVPFKREKALEFGATHAFAGIDEAAEFGRSVTNGQGAHSAIVTVGVTTGEHVASAVNAIGKFGTVVVTGIGDFKAEGLPINIWMLAMLQKRIQGVIFGMGTPPHEIARLADMYRAGRLKLDELVTTTYKLDEVNQAYADMHAGRNIRGVVLHET from the coding sequence GTGCGGACTCGCGCAGCAGCGTTGCTGGAGCAGCCCGGCAAGTGGCAGATCATCGACGTCGACATCGACGAGCCCGGCGAGCACGAGGTGCTCGTCCGGTTCGTCGCCGCCGGACTCTGCCACTCCGACGACCACGCCACGACCGGTGACATGCCGGTCGGCAAGCTCCCGCTGATCGGCGGGCACGAGGGCGCGGGCGTGGTCGAGAAGGTCGGGCCCGCGGTCCGCTCGCTCGCCGTCGGCGACCACGTCGTCGCCCAGTTCGTGCCGTCCTGCGGGCAGTGCAGGGCATGCGTCTCGGGTGGTGGCAACCTCTGCGACCTGGGCATGTACGCGCTGGCCGGCTGCATGCCCGACGGCACGTACCGCGCCCACCACGACGGAGCCGACGTCGGCCAGATGACGATGGTCGGCACTTTCGCGCAGCACGCCGTGGTGTCCGAGCACTCGCTGACCAAGGTCCCCGACGACATCCCGTTCCACGTGGCGGCGCTGCTGAGCTGCGGCGTGCCCACCGGGTGGTGTTCGGCGGAGTACGGCGCCGAGGTCGAGGCCGGTGACACGGTGATCGTGATGGGTACCGGCGGCGTGGGCATGAACGCCGTGCAGGCGGCCGTCACCCGCGGGGCCGCCCATGTCATCGCCGTCGACCCGGTCCCGTTCAAGCGGGAGAAGGCTCTCGAGTTCGGCGCCACCCACGCGTTCGCCGGCATCGACGAGGCCGCCGAGTTCGGCCGCTCCGTCACGAACGGCCAGGGCGCGCACTCCGCGATCGTCACGGTCGGCGTCACCACCGGCGAGCACGTAGCGAGCGCGGTCAACGCCATCGGCAAGTTCGGCACCGTGGTCGTCACCGGCATCGGCGACTTCAAGGCAGAGGGCCTGCCGATCAACATCTGGATGCTCGCGATGCTGCAGAAGCGGATCCAGGGCGTGATCTTCGGAATGGGCACGCCACCGCACGAGATCGCGCGGCTCGCCGACATGTACCGGGCCGGGCGGCTCAAGCTCGACGAGCTCGTCACCACGACCTACAAACTCGACGAGGTCAACCAGGCCTACGCGGACATGCACGCTGGGCGCAACATCCGGGGCGTGGTCCTCCACGAGACGTAG
- a CDS encoding Uma2 family endonuclease — translation MSIQPPARLLTVDEYLAIGEIEYGYSELVEGRLVLSPNPSPLHNLASGEICLALYRQLPADLLAVQGVDVDLGLAEADAPGFVRRPDLVVVHRDVPRRVQREGGVIRASDVLVVVELVSPSSRRTDHVVKRGEYADAGIPHYWIVDLTEPVSLLACHLAGEFGYADGAAVTGTFTSTTPFAVEIDLGVLG, via the coding sequence GTGTCGATCCAGCCGCCAGCCCGGCTGCTGACCGTCGACGAGTACCTCGCCATCGGGGAGATCGAGTACGGCTACTCGGAACTCGTCGAGGGGCGGCTGGTGTTGTCCCCGAACCCGTCGCCCCTGCACAACCTCGCGTCGGGGGAGATCTGTCTCGCGCTGTACCGGCAGCTGCCGGCTGATCTCCTGGCCGTCCAGGGCGTCGACGTCGACCTGGGGCTCGCCGAAGCGGATGCGCCGGGTTTCGTCCGCCGGCCGGACCTCGTCGTGGTGCACCGAGACGTGCCTCGCCGGGTTCAGCGCGAGGGCGGCGTGATCCGGGCCTCCGACGTGCTCGTGGTCGTCGAGCTCGTCTCGCCCAGCTCTCGGCGCACCGACCACGTAGTCAAGCGCGGCGAGTACGCCGACGCGGGCATTCCGCACTACTGGATCGTCGATCTCACCGAGCCGGTCTCGCTGCTCGCGTGCCACCTCGCCGGTGAGTTCGGTTACGCAGACGGTGCGGCGGTGACGGGGACCTTCACATCGACCACGCCGTTCGCGGTCGAGATCGATCTCGGCGTACTGGGATAG
- a CDS encoding DUF1905 domain-containing protein — translation MDLHFAGQVIEWRGPAPFSFVPVPPDESANIREVAAIASYGWGVIPVEARIGEISFTTSLFPQDGGYLLPLKNAVRKPQGLTAGDEVTVEMTVRITPPAAP, via the coding sequence GTGGATCTCCATTTCGCCGGACAGGTGATCGAATGGCGCGGGCCGGCACCCTTCTCCTTCGTGCCGGTTCCTCCCGATGAGTCGGCAAACATCCGCGAGGTGGCCGCGATCGCCTCGTACGGCTGGGGCGTGATCCCGGTCGAGGCCCGGATCGGCGAGATCAGCTTCACGACGTCGCTCTTCCCGCAGGACGGCGGCTACCTGCTGCCGCTCAAGAACGCCGTGCGCAAGCCGCAGGGCCTCACGGCGGGCGACGAGGTGACGGTGGAGATGACCGTCCGGATCACGCCTCCTGCAGCGCCCTGA
- a CDS encoding nuclear transport factor 2 family protein → MTAPAIDWTGPQAAHPARDAARRSMDAVSRGAKEEWLALYAPDAVLEDPVGPSMFDPDGRGHRGHEGLSAFWDKAIAMAERITFTVRDSFAAGDEVANVGTVTSYLPGGSRIDTEGVFVYRVGPDGLLRSLRAFWEVERAMATLRSE, encoded by the coding sequence ATGACCGCACCGGCGATCGACTGGACCGGCCCGCAGGCCGCTCACCCCGCGCGCGACGCGGCCCGCCGCTCGATGGACGCGGTGTCGCGCGGCGCGAAGGAGGAGTGGCTCGCGCTCTACGCCCCTGACGCCGTGCTGGAGGACCCGGTGGGCCCGTCCATGTTCGACCCGGACGGCAGGGGCCACCGCGGGCACGAAGGCCTCTCGGCGTTCTGGGACAAGGCCATCGCCATGGCCGAACGCATCACGTTCACGGTGCGGGACTCGTTCGCGGCAGGAGACGAGGTCGCGAACGTCGGCACCGTCACCTCGTACCTGCCGGGCGGATCCCGGATCGACACCGAGGGAGTGTTCGTCTACCGCGTCGGACCGGACGGGCTGCTGCGGTCGCTGCGGGCGTTCTGGGAGGTCGAGCGGGCGATGGCGACGCTGCGGTCGGAATGA